The genomic stretch CATCAGATAGCGGTCCAGGGGCATTTCGTCGTCGGCGATCACGTTCGCGATGACGGACGGCTGCCAGTCGTCCGCGTTGGTCAGCGAGTAATGCGTGTCGAACCCTATCGTGACCAGTTCACCTTCGGGAATCTCCACCTCGTACCGGCCTTCCTCATCGGTGTAGGCCCGGTCGATCAGGGACAGATCACCGCGGTAGACACTGACCTTGATCATGAAGATCGGCTTCTTGTCGTCGATCGCTCTCACATGCCCGAACATGAGAGTCTCCTCTCGGCGGGATCCCTGGGCCGGTCGATGCTCATCGGAGCGCGAGGAAGCGTCATTCACCCACCCTTCCTCCAGTCTGTCCGCGCCCAACTCCCACCGCCACTCGGCATGTTCTTACGGTGATGTGTCGCGGTCCTACGGGCCCCGCGCTCGGTGGCACCGGTTTCGAGGCTGAGGGACCATGGTGCTGTGGCTCCGAGCTCTCGACTCCGGGAGCGTCATCGACGGATGCCTCCCCTCCTTCGGTTTCGCGCGACACGGACAGGAGACGGACAATGCCCAATCCCCTGCTCAGACAGGGCGACACCGGCCCATTCGTCACTCGCCTGCAAGGAGACCTCAAGATCCATGGGTACGACGTCGGCCAAGTAGACGGAATATTCGGCCCCAAGACCGACGCCGCCGTTCGTCAATTCCAGTCCGATCAGGGCCTGGTCGTCGACGGAATCGTGGGACCGGCCACCTGGGAAGCGCTCGAAGGACCTGTTCCGACCGAGGCCGTCACCTTCGACCTGTCCGATTTCCCGTCACTCGCGCACATGTTCCGCTGCGCCGCCGACAAGGACGTGGACGGCTACGTGGCAGAGTTCGGGATCGATCTTTCATGACCATTTACCAGGACTCGGACCAACCCATAGACATGACAACCCGAAAGGCATTCGGCATCCGTCACTGAATCCAGCCGAGAAGGAGCGCCACCATGGCATGCGAAGTGCAAAAGGTCGCAGTAGCCGTCGCTTTCGGAAACGCCGTCGCCTCGACGCCGGGGGTCGCGTTCGGCACTGTCGCACCCCCCTTGGAACCGTTGATCGCCGCCAAGATGTGGCTTTCCTGGGTCGGCGTAGTGGTCGCTCTCGGGTTCCTCAGCAAATGCCTCGACGAGGCCGGCCGGCATCAGGATGCCGAAACGCTGAGGCAGGAGATCAACAAGCTGAAGAGTGAGATGGAGTCCATCAAGAACAGCGTTCCCCACTGAGGCGACGTTCCCCACTCAGGCCAACTCGCCCTCGCCGAAACGGCCATGAACCGACCTTGATACCGGCTGGCCCTAGGGTGATACGAGGGGGCTGGGGGGCTTGCCCTCGGGTCAGGGCCGCCCGGCCTCCGCCAGGACGGTGAGGACCCTGCGGGTCTTGCTCTCCGGGAGGTCCGCGATGACGACCCCGCGCTCCTTCACCACCTCCTCCAGCCTCCGCTGCTTGCGCTCGGCCCGCGCCTTCAACTCCTCGGCATTCTCTCCCTCCTTGGGTTTCACCCGGAGCGAGACCTCCAGGAACTCCAGGCCGGCGACCCTCCATGCCTCCAGATCGACCTTCAGGTCGTCGAGCTCAACGTCGTCGGCCTTCGTGGAGAGGATCGGACCGAGCGCGACCAGCCCGTCGAGCCGAATGTCGGGTGCGCAGACATCCAGGAACTGGTCCTGCACCGCGTCGATCCGCGCTGCGGGATCGTCTCCGGGCTGGACGGCGCCCAACAGCGCGCCCTGGGGATGGTCGTGGACCAGCGAGGCGGCCAGCACCCGGCGGTCCGCCGACCAGTCCTCCTCGATCCGGTACGTGAACGGCGTGGCGTCGAAGGGGTCCTCGAAGCGGCCGATCAACTGCTCCCGGGTGGACGGCCGCAACTTCACGGTCAAGTCGTCCGGACCGCTGCCGATCCTGAAGCGTACGATCACACCCCCGTCCAGCAGGGGCACCCGGCCCTCCGCGACACCGGCCCGGTCCTCGGCGAACCAGATCCGGCGCGTGATCAGCGCACCTCCCGTCCCGCGGAGGGCCGACAGAGCCGCTTCGACGTCGCCCTCGACATTGACCTTGATCTCGATCGGCAGCAGGTCCATGGCATCGCTCCCGCTCGCTTCCCAATGGGTCCATTCCATGGTAAGTACACCGCCCTGCGGGCCGCAGCGCGACTCCCGAGCAGCGTGTGCCTGTTCAACTACCGTCGCCATGCCACCGGTTGCCGGGCCCATGTCGGCAGGTGTGTTCTGGAATCACGGGAGTTGACAGCCCGTGCCCGAACCGCCGCTCCGGAAGGAACCTCCTCATGATGAGCACACGCCGTCCGGCGGGGGCACTCGCCGCTGTACTGATCACAGCGGCGGCCACCTCGGTCCTCTCCACCCCCGCGCAT from Streptomyces davaonensis JCM 4913 encodes the following:
- a CDS encoding peptidoglycan-binding domain-containing protein, translating into MPNPLLRQGDTGPFVTRLQGDLKIHGYDVGQVDGIFGPKTDAAVRQFQSDQGLVVDGIVGPATWEALEGPVPTEAVTFDLSDFPSLAHMFRCAADKDVDGYVAEFGIDLS